Proteins encoded by one window of Nocardia goodfellowii:
- a CDS encoding amidohydrolase family protein, with protein sequence MTADRDDNYLPQLRTRLGLPGIVDVHTHFMPEQVMRKVWAYFDSAGPLTGREWPITYRDDEQVRLKTLRGFGVRAFSSLVYPHKPDMAAWLNEWTADFAARTPDCLPAATFYPEHGADSYVEAALEAGARIFKVHIQVGDFHPGDPLLRPVWGLLEEAGIPALIHCGSGPAPGTFTGPEPIAALLRRFPRLRMIVAHMGTPEYSEFLDLAQRYEGVYLDTTMVWTDFSEQDAPYPASERPRLLDLGDRILFGSDFPNIPYPYAHQVYAVERLDLGDEWLRRVLHDNGARLFDLS encoded by the coding sequence GTGACCGCCGACCGCGACGACAACTACCTGCCCCAGCTCCGCACCCGGCTCGGGCTGCCGGGCATCGTCGACGTCCACACCCATTTCATGCCGGAGCAGGTCATGCGCAAGGTGTGGGCGTACTTCGATTCGGCGGGTCCGCTGACCGGTCGCGAGTGGCCGATCACCTATCGGGACGATGAGCAGGTCCGGCTGAAGACGTTGCGCGGCTTCGGTGTTCGCGCCTTCAGTTCGCTGGTGTATCCACACAAGCCGGATATGGCGGCCTGGCTCAACGAGTGGACCGCCGACTTCGCCGCGCGCACACCCGATTGCCTGCCCGCCGCCACCTTCTACCCGGAACACGGCGCGGACTCCTATGTGGAAGCGGCACTCGAGGCGGGTGCACGAATCTTCAAGGTGCACATCCAGGTCGGTGACTTCCACCCCGGCGATCCGCTGCTGCGGCCGGTGTGGGGCCTGCTGGAGGAGGCGGGGATTCCGGCGCTCATCCACTGTGGCTCCGGTCCGGCCCCGGGGACGTTCACCGGACCGGAGCCCATCGCCGCTCTGCTGCGGCGGTTTCCGCGACTGCGGATGATCGTCGCGCACATGGGCACGCCCGAATACTCCGAATTCTTGGACCTGGCACAGCGATACGAGGGCGTGTACCTGGACACCACCATGGTCTGGACCGATTTCAGCGAGCAGGACGCGCCGTACCCGGCGTCCGAACGGCCTCGCCTGCTCGACCTGGGCGACCGCATCCTGTTCGGCAGCGACTTCCCGAATATCCCCTACCCCTACGCCCATCAGGTCTACGCCGTGGAACGACTCGATCTCGGCGACGAGTGGCTGCGCCGGGTGCTGCACGACAACGGCGCCCGGCTGTTCGACCTGAGCTGA
- the recD gene encoding exodeoxyribonuclease V subunit alpha, whose product MTSIQLAQRGTGLLRTFNEAGVLSAADVHVAVRLGRLGREESEQVLFAAALAVRAVRSGSVCLELDRMREIGIDADERWEAGTGVDPATLPWPDIEAVVAALHASPLVVGGRAGPLRPLRLVPGDRVGGPLLYLDRYFQQEQTIRRVLTERSVGHPVVDPALVRQELDRLFDGPAGVAPDRQRLAAALAATHWTTVVAGGPGTGKTHTIARILALLDAHQRSNPKLPTLRIALAAPTGKAAARLQEAVREQAEPLGLPELTASTLHRLLGWQRSRSTRFKYHEFNRLPYDVIVVDETSMVSLTMMSSLLAALRPDTRLVLVGDPDQLASVDAGAVLADLVAGPVAGEPNPVLEQVLDADSGEQHAESLTALERTRLRGGIVRLTRGRRFGGKIADLAVAVRAGDADTALDLLRAGGPELSLCGPEDTKPVRAEVITAARAVTDAALGGDAAGALTALESHRLLCAHRQGPFGVERWDRMAADWAAAGGAGSESPLAPWYPGQPLLVTANDHEARIYNGDTGVIVRLPDGSLRAALQRGSEPYLVHPTQFPAVVTVFAMTIHRSQGSQYDTVSVVLPEPESTLLTRELLYTAITRARRHVRIIGTDESIRAAIARRVLRASGLSRDIGS is encoded by the coding sequence ATGACGTCGATCCAGCTGGCACAGCGCGGGACCGGCCTGCTGCGGACCTTCAACGAGGCCGGGGTGCTGTCGGCCGCGGACGTGCATGTCGCTGTGCGGCTCGGCCGGCTCGGACGCGAGGAGTCCGAGCAGGTGCTCTTCGCGGCCGCGCTGGCGGTGCGCGCCGTGCGGTCGGGGTCGGTGTGCCTGGAGCTGGACCGCATGCGCGAGATCGGCATCGATGCCGATGAACGCTGGGAGGCGGGAACGGGCGTCGATCCGGCGACGCTGCCCTGGCCCGATATCGAGGCCGTGGTGGCCGCGCTGCACGCGAGCCCATTGGTGGTCGGCGGTCGAGCGGGTCCGTTGCGGCCGTTGCGGTTGGTGCCGGGTGACCGCGTCGGCGGTCCGCTGCTGTATCTGGATCGATACTTCCAGCAGGAGCAGACGATCCGGCGCGTGCTCACCGAACGGTCGGTAGGGCACCCCGTCGTCGATCCCGCGCTGGTGCGCCAGGAACTCGACCGCCTCTTCGACGGCCCGGCCGGTGTCGCCCCGGACCGGCAGCGACTGGCCGCGGCGCTGGCCGCGACCCACTGGACCACCGTGGTGGCGGGTGGCCCCGGCACCGGGAAGACCCACACGATCGCCCGCATTCTGGCGCTGCTCGACGCGCATCAGCGGTCGAACCCCAAACTGCCCACGCTGCGCATCGCGCTGGCCGCGCCGACCGGCAAGGCCGCGGCCCGGCTGCAGGAGGCCGTGCGCGAGCAAGCCGAACCGCTCGGGTTGCCCGAGCTCACCGCCTCCACCCTGCACCGCCTCCTCGGCTGGCAGCGCAGCCGTAGCACCCGGTTCAAATACCACGAGTTCAACCGCCTGCCCTACGACGTGATCGTCGTCGACGAAACCTCCATGGTGTCGCTGACCATGATGAGCAGCCTGCTGGCCGCGTTGCGCCCCGACACCCGCCTGGTACTGGTGGGTGACCCCGACCAGTTGGCCTCGGTCGACGCGGGCGCGGTGCTCGCCGACCTGGTCGCGGGACCCGTTGCCGGGGAACCCAATCCGGTGCTGGAGCAGGTGCTCGACGCGGATTCCGGCGAGCAGCACGCGGAATCGCTGACCGCGCTGGAGCGTACCCGCCTGCGCGGCGGTATCGTCCGCCTCACCCGCGGTCGCCGTTTCGGCGGGAAGATCGCCGATCTCGCGGTCGCGGTCCGCGCGGGCGATGCCGACACCGCGCTCGACCTGTTGCGCGCGGGCGGGCCCGAATTGTCCCTGTGCGGACCGGAGGACACCAAACCGGTCCGCGCGGAGGTGATCACGGCGGCGCGTGCGGTCACCGACGCCGCACTCGGCGGTGACGCGGCCGGCGCGCTGACCGCGCTGGAATCGCATCGCCTGCTCTGCGCGCACCGCCAGGGCCCGTTCGGTGTCGAACGCTGGGATCGGATGGCCGCCGACTGGGCCGCGGCCGGGGGAGCGGGGTCCGAATCCCCCCTGGCCCCTTGGTATCCCGGTCAGCCGCTCTTGGTCACCGCCAACGACCACGAGGCGCGAATCTACAACGGTGACACCGGCGTGATCGTGCGGCTGCCGGACGGCTCACTGCGTGCCGCACTTCAGCGCGGTAGCGAACCGTACCTCGTGCACCCCACCCAATTCCCGGCCGTGGTCACAGTGTTCGCGATGACCATCCACCGCAGCCAGGGCAGTCAGTACGACACCGTCTCCGTGGTGCTCCCGGAACCCGAATCCACCTTGCTGACAAGGGAACTGCTCTACACCGCCATCACCCGCGCGCGCCGTCACGTCCGGATCATCGGCACCGACGAATCGATCCGGGCCGCCATCGCCCGCCGCGTCCTGCGCGCCAGCGGCCTGTCCCGCGACATCGGGTCGTGA